From one Cygnus olor isolate bCygOlo1 chromosome 26, bCygOlo1.pri.v2, whole genome shotgun sequence genomic stretch:
- the KLHL26 gene encoding kelch-like protein 26 isoform X4, producing the protein MAESGGAEFAAERPSRAMFTGGMREASQDVIELKGVSAKGLKHIIDFAYSAEVTLDLDCIQDVLGAAVFLQMVPVVELCEEFLKSAMSVETCLNIGQMATTFSLASLKESVDAFTFRHFLQISEEEDFLHLPLERLVFFLQSNKLKSCSEIDLFRAAVRWLQYDPARRANASQVLCHIRFPLMKSSELVDSVQTLDIMVEDVLCRQYLLEAFNYQILPFRQHEMQSPRTTIRSDVLSLVTFGGTPYTDNDRTVSCKVYYLPDANVRQFKELTEMEVGSSHSCVAVLDNFVYIVGGQHLQYRSGEGAVDICYRYDPHLNQWLRIQAMQESRIQFQLNVLHGMVYATGGRNRSGSLASVEKYCPKNNEWTYVCSLKRRTWGHAGATVGDKLYISGGYGISVEDKKALHCYDPAVDQWEFKTPMNEPRVLHAMVSANNRIYALGGRMDHVDRCFDVLAVEYYVPETDQWTTVSPMRAGQSEAGCCLLEKKIYIVGGYNWHLNNVTSIVQVYNTETDEWERDLHFPESFAGIACAPVILPQVTTQR; encoded by the coding sequence GGCAATGTTCACAGGCGGGATGAGAGAAGCCAGCCAAGATGTGATCGAACTGAAAGGTGTATCTGCAAAAGGACTGAAACACATAATAGACTTTGCGTACAGTGCTGAAGTGACTCTTGATCTTGACTGTATTCAGgatgtgctgggagctgctgtcttCCTCCAGATGGTGCCTGTCGTGGAGCTCTGCGAAGAATTTTTGAAGTCTGCCATGAGCGTAGAAACGTGTCTCAACATCGGGCAGATGGCCACCACCTTCAGCCTCGCATCCTTGAAGGAATCGGTCGATGCCTTCACCTTTCGGCATTTCCTCCAGATCTCCGAGGAGGAGGATTTCCTCCACCTGCCGCTGGAGCgccttgttttcttcttgcagagCAATaagctgaaaagctgcagcGAGATAGACCTCTTCCGTGCTGCCGTCCGCTGGCTGCAGTACGACCCCGCGCGCCGTGCCAACGCCAGCCAGGTGCTCTGCCACATCCGCTTCCCGCTCATGAAGTCCTCGGAGCTGGTGGACAGCGTTCAGACCTTGGACATCATGGTGGAGGACGTCTTGTGCCGGCAGTATTTGCTGGAGGCCTTCAATTACCAGATCCTGCCCTTTCGCCAGCACGAGATGCAGTCCCCGCGCACCACCATCCGCTCGGACGTCCTGTCCCTCGTCACCTTCGGCGGCACCCCCTACACTGACAACGACCGCACCGTGAGCTGCAAGGTGTACTACCTGCCCGATGCCAACGTGCGCCAGTTCAAGGAGCTGACGGAGATGGAGGTGGGCAGCAGCCACTCCTGCGTGGCCGTGCTCGACAACTTCGTCTACATCGTTGGAGGGCAGCACCTGCAGTACCGGAGCGGCGAGGGAGCGGTCGATATCTGCTACAGGTACGATCCGCACCTGAACCAGTGGCTGCGCATCCAGGCCATGCAGGAGAGCAGGATCCAGTTCCAGCTGAACGTCCTTCACGGCATGGTGTACGCCACCGGCGGGAGGAACCGCTCGGGGAGCTTGGCCTCCGTAGAGAAGTATTGCCCCAAAAATAACGAGTGGACTTACGTGTGCTCCCTGAAGCGCAGGACGTGGGGGCACGCTGGAGCCACGGTAGGAGACAAATTGTACATCTCGGGTGGGTACGGGATTTCGGTGGAAGACAAAAAAGCCCTGCACTGTTACGACCCGGCCGTGGATCAGTGGGAGTTTAAAACCCCAATGAACGAACCCAGAGTCCTGCATGCCATGGTGAGTGCAAATAATAGGATTTATGCTCTGGGAGGCCGCATGGACCACGTTGACCGTTGTTTCGATGTTTTGGCTGTGGAATATTACGTGCCTGAAACAGACCAATGGACAACGGTGAGCCCTATGCGTGCGGGTCAGTCGGAAGCTGGCTGTTGTttactagaaaaaaagatttatatcGTAGGAGGGTACAATTGGCATCTGAACAATGTTACGAGCATTGTGCAGGTGTACAACACAGAAACTGATGAATGGGAAAGAGACCTACATTTTCCAGAATCTTTCGCTGGGATAGCATGTGCTCCCGTGATACTGCCACAGGTAACGACCCAGAGATAA
- the KLHL26 gene encoding kelch-like protein 26 isoform X3 yields the protein MADKNSTLKCTFSAPGHSTTLLQGLASLRAQAQLLDVILTINNEVFQVHKVVLAACSDYFRAMFTGGMREASQDVIELKGVSAKGLKHIIDFAYSAEVTLDLDCIQDVLGAAVFLQMVPVVELCEEFLKSAMSVETCLNIGQMATTFSLASLKESVDAFTFRHFLQISEEEDFLHLPLERLVFFLQSNKLKSCSEIDLFRAAVRWLQYDPARRANASQVLCHIRFPLMKSSELVDSVQTLDIMVEDVLCRQYLLEAFNYQILPFRQHEMQSPRTTIRSDVLSLVTFGGTPYTDNDRTVSCKVYYLPDANVRQFKELTEMEVGSSHSCVAVLDNFVYIVGGQHLQYRSGEGAVDICYRYDPHLNQWLRIQAMQESRIQFQLNVLHGMVYATGGRNRSGSLASVEKYCPKNNEWTYVCSLKRRTWGHAGATVGDKLYISGGYGISVEDKKALHCYDPAVDQWEFKTPMNEPRVLHAMVSANNRIYALGGRMDHVDRCFDVLAVEYYVPETDQWTTVSPMRAGQSEAGCCLLEKKIYIVGGYNWHLNNVTSIVQVYNTETDEWERDLHFPESFAGIACAPVILPQVTTQR from the exons ATGGCTGACAAGAACAGCACCCTGAAATGCACGTTCTCTGCTCCTGGCCACAGCACCACTCTACTGCAGGGACTGGCCTCGCTCCGAGCTCAGGCTCAGCTGCTTGATGTCATCCTCACTATAAATAATGAAGTGTTTCAGGTTCATAAAGTTGTCTTGGCTGCCTGCAGTGACTATTTCAG GGCAATGTTCACAGGCGGGATGAGAGAAGCCAGCCAAGATGTGATCGAACTGAAAGGTGTATCTGCAAAAGGACTGAAACACATAATAGACTTTGCGTACAGTGCTGAAGTGACTCTTGATCTTGACTGTATTCAGgatgtgctgggagctgctgtcttCCTCCAGATGGTGCCTGTCGTGGAGCTCTGCGAAGAATTTTTGAAGTCTGCCATGAGCGTAGAAACGTGTCTCAACATCGGGCAGATGGCCACCACCTTCAGCCTCGCATCCTTGAAGGAATCGGTCGATGCCTTCACCTTTCGGCATTTCCTCCAGATCTCCGAGGAGGAGGATTTCCTCCACCTGCCGCTGGAGCgccttgttttcttcttgcagagCAATaagctgaaaagctgcagcGAGATAGACCTCTTCCGTGCTGCCGTCCGCTGGCTGCAGTACGACCCCGCGCGCCGTGCCAACGCCAGCCAGGTGCTCTGCCACATCCGCTTCCCGCTCATGAAGTCCTCGGAGCTGGTGGACAGCGTTCAGACCTTGGACATCATGGTGGAGGACGTCTTGTGCCGGCAGTATTTGCTGGAGGCCTTCAATTACCAGATCCTGCCCTTTCGCCAGCACGAGATGCAGTCCCCGCGCACCACCATCCGCTCGGACGTCCTGTCCCTCGTCACCTTCGGCGGCACCCCCTACACTGACAACGACCGCACCGTGAGCTGCAAGGTGTACTACCTGCCCGATGCCAACGTGCGCCAGTTCAAGGAGCTGACGGAGATGGAGGTGGGCAGCAGCCACTCCTGCGTGGCCGTGCTCGACAACTTCGTCTACATCGTTGGAGGGCAGCACCTGCAGTACCGGAGCGGCGAGGGAGCGGTCGATATCTGCTACAGGTACGATCCGCACCTGAACCAGTGGCTGCGCATCCAGGCCATGCAGGAGAGCAGGATCCAGTTCCAGCTGAACGTCCTTCACGGCATGGTGTACGCCACCGGCGGGAGGAACCGCTCGGGGAGCTTGGCCTCCGTAGAGAAGTATTGCCCCAAAAATAACGAGTGGACTTACGTGTGCTCCCTGAAGCGCAGGACGTGGGGGCACGCTGGAGCCACGGTAGGAGACAAATTGTACATCTCGGGTGGGTACGGGATTTCGGTGGAAGACAAAAAAGCCCTGCACTGTTACGACCCGGCCGTGGATCAGTGGGAGTTTAAAACCCCAATGAACGAACCCAGAGTCCTGCATGCCATGGTGAGTGCAAATAATAGGATTTATGCTCTGGGAGGCCGCATGGACCACGTTGACCGTTGTTTCGATGTTTTGGCTGTGGAATATTACGTGCCTGAAACAGACCAATGGACAACGGTGAGCCCTATGCGTGCGGGTCAGTCGGAAGCTGGCTGTTGTttactagaaaaaaagatttatatcGTAGGAGGGTACAATTGGCATCTGAACAATGTTACGAGCATTGTGCAGGTGTACAACACAGAAACTGATGAATGGGAAAGAGACCTACATTTTCCAGAATCTTTCGCTGGGATAGCATGTGCTCCCGTGATACTGCCACAGGTAACGACCCAGAGATAA
- the KLHL26 gene encoding kelch-like protein 26 isoform X5, with protein sequence MFTGGMREASQDVIELKGVSAKGLKHIIDFAYSAEVTLDLDCIQDVLGAAVFLQMVPVVELCEEFLKSAMSVETCLNIGQMATTFSLASLKESVDAFTFRHFLQISEEEDFLHLPLERLVFFLQSNKLKSCSEIDLFRAAVRWLQYDPARRANASQVLCHIRFPLMKSSELVDSVQTLDIMVEDVLCRQYLLEAFNYQILPFRQHEMQSPRTTIRSDVLSLVTFGGTPYTDNDRTVSCKVYYLPDANVRQFKELTEMEVGSSHSCVAVLDNFVYIVGGQHLQYRSGEGAVDICYRYDPHLNQWLRIQAMQESRIQFQLNVLHGMVYATGGRNRSGSLASVEKYCPKNNEWTYVCSLKRRTWGHAGATVGDKLYISGGYGISVEDKKALHCYDPAVDQWEFKTPMNEPRVLHAMVSANNRIYALGGRMDHVDRCFDVLAVEYYVPETDQWTTVSPMRAGQSEAGCCLLEKKIYIVGGYNWHLNNVTSIVQVYNTETDEWERDLHFPESFAGIACAPVILPQVTTQR encoded by the coding sequence ATGTTCACAGGCGGGATGAGAGAAGCCAGCCAAGATGTGATCGAACTGAAAGGTGTATCTGCAAAAGGACTGAAACACATAATAGACTTTGCGTACAGTGCTGAAGTGACTCTTGATCTTGACTGTATTCAGgatgtgctgggagctgctgtcttCCTCCAGATGGTGCCTGTCGTGGAGCTCTGCGAAGAATTTTTGAAGTCTGCCATGAGCGTAGAAACGTGTCTCAACATCGGGCAGATGGCCACCACCTTCAGCCTCGCATCCTTGAAGGAATCGGTCGATGCCTTCACCTTTCGGCATTTCCTCCAGATCTCCGAGGAGGAGGATTTCCTCCACCTGCCGCTGGAGCgccttgttttcttcttgcagagCAATaagctgaaaagctgcagcGAGATAGACCTCTTCCGTGCTGCCGTCCGCTGGCTGCAGTACGACCCCGCGCGCCGTGCCAACGCCAGCCAGGTGCTCTGCCACATCCGCTTCCCGCTCATGAAGTCCTCGGAGCTGGTGGACAGCGTTCAGACCTTGGACATCATGGTGGAGGACGTCTTGTGCCGGCAGTATTTGCTGGAGGCCTTCAATTACCAGATCCTGCCCTTTCGCCAGCACGAGATGCAGTCCCCGCGCACCACCATCCGCTCGGACGTCCTGTCCCTCGTCACCTTCGGCGGCACCCCCTACACTGACAACGACCGCACCGTGAGCTGCAAGGTGTACTACCTGCCCGATGCCAACGTGCGCCAGTTCAAGGAGCTGACGGAGATGGAGGTGGGCAGCAGCCACTCCTGCGTGGCCGTGCTCGACAACTTCGTCTACATCGTTGGAGGGCAGCACCTGCAGTACCGGAGCGGCGAGGGAGCGGTCGATATCTGCTACAGGTACGATCCGCACCTGAACCAGTGGCTGCGCATCCAGGCCATGCAGGAGAGCAGGATCCAGTTCCAGCTGAACGTCCTTCACGGCATGGTGTACGCCACCGGCGGGAGGAACCGCTCGGGGAGCTTGGCCTCCGTAGAGAAGTATTGCCCCAAAAATAACGAGTGGACTTACGTGTGCTCCCTGAAGCGCAGGACGTGGGGGCACGCTGGAGCCACGGTAGGAGACAAATTGTACATCTCGGGTGGGTACGGGATTTCGGTGGAAGACAAAAAAGCCCTGCACTGTTACGACCCGGCCGTGGATCAGTGGGAGTTTAAAACCCCAATGAACGAACCCAGAGTCCTGCATGCCATGGTGAGTGCAAATAATAGGATTTATGCTCTGGGAGGCCGCATGGACCACGTTGACCGTTGTTTCGATGTTTTGGCTGTGGAATATTACGTGCCTGAAACAGACCAATGGACAACGGTGAGCCCTATGCGTGCGGGTCAGTCGGAAGCTGGCTGTTGTttactagaaaaaaagatttatatcGTAGGAGGGTACAATTGGCATCTGAACAATGTTACGAGCATTGTGCAGGTGTACAACACAGAAACTGATGAATGGGAAAGAGACCTACATTTTCCAGAATCTTTCGCTGGGATAGCATGTGCTCCCGTGATACTGCCACAGGTAACGACCCAGAGATAA
- the KLHL26 gene encoding kelch-like protein 26 isoform X1: MLQKQAETNTSPGASRSSSEVLLNFCVEPRDRMADKNSTLKCTFSAPGHSTTLLQGLASLRAQAQLLDVILTINNEVFQVHKVVLAACSDYFRAMFTGGMREASQDVIELKGVSAKGLKHIIDFAYSAEVTLDLDCIQDVLGAAVFLQMVPVVELCEEFLKSAMSVETCLNIGQMATTFSLASLKESVDAFTFRHFLQISEEEDFLHLPLERLVFFLQSNKLKSCSEIDLFRAAVRWLQYDPARRANASQVLCHIRFPLMKSSELVDSVQTLDIMVEDVLCRQYLLEAFNYQILPFRQHEMQSPRTTIRSDVLSLVTFGGTPYTDNDRTVSCKVYYLPDANVRQFKELTEMEVGSSHSCVAVLDNFVYIVGGQHLQYRSGEGAVDICYRYDPHLNQWLRIQAMQESRIQFQLNVLHGMVYATGGRNRSGSLASVEKYCPKNNEWTYVCSLKRRTWGHAGATVGDKLYISGGYGISVEDKKALHCYDPAVDQWEFKTPMNEPRVLHAMVSANNRIYALGGRMDHVDRCFDVLAVEYYVPETDQWTTVSPMRAGQSEAGCCLLEKKIYIVGGYNWHLNNVTSIVQVYNTETDEWERDLHFPESFAGIACAPVILPQVTTQR, from the exons cATGGCTGACAAGAACAGCACCCTGAAATGCACGTTCTCTGCTCCTGGCCACAGCACCACTCTACTGCAGGGACTGGCCTCGCTCCGAGCTCAGGCTCAGCTGCTTGATGTCATCCTCACTATAAATAATGAAGTGTTTCAGGTTCATAAAGTTGTCTTGGCTGCCTGCAGTGACTATTTCAG GGCAATGTTCACAGGCGGGATGAGAGAAGCCAGCCAAGATGTGATCGAACTGAAAGGTGTATCTGCAAAAGGACTGAAACACATAATAGACTTTGCGTACAGTGCTGAAGTGACTCTTGATCTTGACTGTATTCAGgatgtgctgggagctgctgtcttCCTCCAGATGGTGCCTGTCGTGGAGCTCTGCGAAGAATTTTTGAAGTCTGCCATGAGCGTAGAAACGTGTCTCAACATCGGGCAGATGGCCACCACCTTCAGCCTCGCATCCTTGAAGGAATCGGTCGATGCCTTCACCTTTCGGCATTTCCTCCAGATCTCCGAGGAGGAGGATTTCCTCCACCTGCCGCTGGAGCgccttgttttcttcttgcagagCAATaagctgaaaagctgcagcGAGATAGACCTCTTCCGTGCTGCCGTCCGCTGGCTGCAGTACGACCCCGCGCGCCGTGCCAACGCCAGCCAGGTGCTCTGCCACATCCGCTTCCCGCTCATGAAGTCCTCGGAGCTGGTGGACAGCGTTCAGACCTTGGACATCATGGTGGAGGACGTCTTGTGCCGGCAGTATTTGCTGGAGGCCTTCAATTACCAGATCCTGCCCTTTCGCCAGCACGAGATGCAGTCCCCGCGCACCACCATCCGCTCGGACGTCCTGTCCCTCGTCACCTTCGGCGGCACCCCCTACACTGACAACGACCGCACCGTGAGCTGCAAGGTGTACTACCTGCCCGATGCCAACGTGCGCCAGTTCAAGGAGCTGACGGAGATGGAGGTGGGCAGCAGCCACTCCTGCGTGGCCGTGCTCGACAACTTCGTCTACATCGTTGGAGGGCAGCACCTGCAGTACCGGAGCGGCGAGGGAGCGGTCGATATCTGCTACAGGTACGATCCGCACCTGAACCAGTGGCTGCGCATCCAGGCCATGCAGGAGAGCAGGATCCAGTTCCAGCTGAACGTCCTTCACGGCATGGTGTACGCCACCGGCGGGAGGAACCGCTCGGGGAGCTTGGCCTCCGTAGAGAAGTATTGCCCCAAAAATAACGAGTGGACTTACGTGTGCTCCCTGAAGCGCAGGACGTGGGGGCACGCTGGAGCCACGGTAGGAGACAAATTGTACATCTCGGGTGGGTACGGGATTTCGGTGGAAGACAAAAAAGCCCTGCACTGTTACGACCCGGCCGTGGATCAGTGGGAGTTTAAAACCCCAATGAACGAACCCAGAGTCCTGCATGCCATGGTGAGTGCAAATAATAGGATTTATGCTCTGGGAGGCCGCATGGACCACGTTGACCGTTGTTTCGATGTTTTGGCTGTGGAATATTACGTGCCTGAAACAGACCAATGGACAACGGTGAGCCCTATGCGTGCGGGTCAGTCGGAAGCTGGCTGTTGTttactagaaaaaaagatttatatcGTAGGAGGGTACAATTGGCATCTGAACAATGTTACGAGCATTGTGCAGGTGTACAACACAGAAACTGATGAATGGGAAAGAGACCTACATTTTCCAGAATCTTTCGCTGGGATAGCATGTGCTCCCGTGATACTGCCACAGGTAACGACCCAGAGATAA
- the KLHL26 gene encoding kelch-like protein 26 isoform X2 yields MAESGGAEFAAERPSSMADKNSTLKCTFSAPGHSTTLLQGLASLRAQAQLLDVILTINNEVFQVHKVVLAACSDYFRAMFTGGMREASQDVIELKGVSAKGLKHIIDFAYSAEVTLDLDCIQDVLGAAVFLQMVPVVELCEEFLKSAMSVETCLNIGQMATTFSLASLKESVDAFTFRHFLQISEEEDFLHLPLERLVFFLQSNKLKSCSEIDLFRAAVRWLQYDPARRANASQVLCHIRFPLMKSSELVDSVQTLDIMVEDVLCRQYLLEAFNYQILPFRQHEMQSPRTTIRSDVLSLVTFGGTPYTDNDRTVSCKVYYLPDANVRQFKELTEMEVGSSHSCVAVLDNFVYIVGGQHLQYRSGEGAVDICYRYDPHLNQWLRIQAMQESRIQFQLNVLHGMVYATGGRNRSGSLASVEKYCPKNNEWTYVCSLKRRTWGHAGATVGDKLYISGGYGISVEDKKALHCYDPAVDQWEFKTPMNEPRVLHAMVSANNRIYALGGRMDHVDRCFDVLAVEYYVPETDQWTTVSPMRAGQSEAGCCLLEKKIYIVGGYNWHLNNVTSIVQVYNTETDEWERDLHFPESFAGIACAPVILPQVTTQR; encoded by the exons cATGGCTGACAAGAACAGCACCCTGAAATGCACGTTCTCTGCTCCTGGCCACAGCACCACTCTACTGCAGGGACTGGCCTCGCTCCGAGCTCAGGCTCAGCTGCTTGATGTCATCCTCACTATAAATAATGAAGTGTTTCAGGTTCATAAAGTTGTCTTGGCTGCCTGCAGTGACTATTTCAG GGCAATGTTCACAGGCGGGATGAGAGAAGCCAGCCAAGATGTGATCGAACTGAAAGGTGTATCTGCAAAAGGACTGAAACACATAATAGACTTTGCGTACAGTGCTGAAGTGACTCTTGATCTTGACTGTATTCAGgatgtgctgggagctgctgtcttCCTCCAGATGGTGCCTGTCGTGGAGCTCTGCGAAGAATTTTTGAAGTCTGCCATGAGCGTAGAAACGTGTCTCAACATCGGGCAGATGGCCACCACCTTCAGCCTCGCATCCTTGAAGGAATCGGTCGATGCCTTCACCTTTCGGCATTTCCTCCAGATCTCCGAGGAGGAGGATTTCCTCCACCTGCCGCTGGAGCgccttgttttcttcttgcagagCAATaagctgaaaagctgcagcGAGATAGACCTCTTCCGTGCTGCCGTCCGCTGGCTGCAGTACGACCCCGCGCGCCGTGCCAACGCCAGCCAGGTGCTCTGCCACATCCGCTTCCCGCTCATGAAGTCCTCGGAGCTGGTGGACAGCGTTCAGACCTTGGACATCATGGTGGAGGACGTCTTGTGCCGGCAGTATTTGCTGGAGGCCTTCAATTACCAGATCCTGCCCTTTCGCCAGCACGAGATGCAGTCCCCGCGCACCACCATCCGCTCGGACGTCCTGTCCCTCGTCACCTTCGGCGGCACCCCCTACACTGACAACGACCGCACCGTGAGCTGCAAGGTGTACTACCTGCCCGATGCCAACGTGCGCCAGTTCAAGGAGCTGACGGAGATGGAGGTGGGCAGCAGCCACTCCTGCGTGGCCGTGCTCGACAACTTCGTCTACATCGTTGGAGGGCAGCACCTGCAGTACCGGAGCGGCGAGGGAGCGGTCGATATCTGCTACAGGTACGATCCGCACCTGAACCAGTGGCTGCGCATCCAGGCCATGCAGGAGAGCAGGATCCAGTTCCAGCTGAACGTCCTTCACGGCATGGTGTACGCCACCGGCGGGAGGAACCGCTCGGGGAGCTTGGCCTCCGTAGAGAAGTATTGCCCCAAAAATAACGAGTGGACTTACGTGTGCTCCCTGAAGCGCAGGACGTGGGGGCACGCTGGAGCCACGGTAGGAGACAAATTGTACATCTCGGGTGGGTACGGGATTTCGGTGGAAGACAAAAAAGCCCTGCACTGTTACGACCCGGCCGTGGATCAGTGGGAGTTTAAAACCCCAATGAACGAACCCAGAGTCCTGCATGCCATGGTGAGTGCAAATAATAGGATTTATGCTCTGGGAGGCCGCATGGACCACGTTGACCGTTGTTTCGATGTTTTGGCTGTGGAATATTACGTGCCTGAAACAGACCAATGGACAACGGTGAGCCCTATGCGTGCGGGTCAGTCGGAAGCTGGCTGTTGTttactagaaaaaaagatttatatcGTAGGAGGGTACAATTGGCATCTGAACAATGTTACGAGCATTGTGCAGGTGTACAACACAGAAACTGATGAATGGGAAAGAGACCTACATTTTCCAGAATCTTTCGCTGGGATAGCATGTGCTCCCGTGATACTGCCACAGGTAACGACCCAGAGATAA